CGAGGAGGGGCGCCATGTCCTCGAGTTCATCCCAGGCGCGTTGGCCGACACGCTGCCGCCGTTCTCGATGGACGAGTTGGCTCGGGTCGGTCGGATGATTCGTGAACTCCACGACGCGATGGAGAGCTTTCGACCGCCGGCCGACACCGTGTGGGATGCGGTGGTTCCCGACCCGGCCGGCGGCGACCTGATCTGCCACAACGATCTCGCTCCGTGGAATCTGGTGCGCGACGGTGAACGCTGGGTGTTCATCGACTGGGACAACGCCGGCCCGGGGTCACGGTTGTGGGACCTCGGGTACGCCGCTCATGGGTTCGTACCGTTTGTGGCGAAAGGCAACGTTGTCGTCGACGGACCGCGGTTGCGTGCGCTCGCGGACGGGTACGGGCTCGATCCGGAGCAGCGTCGCGCATTCCCGGCGCAGATCGCGGCCCACACGCGGGGCATGTACGACCTGTTGGTCCACGGCCACCGCACCGGCGAGCAGCCCTGGGCCCGGCTCTACGCGGAGGGGCACGCCGACCATTGGGGGCCGACTGCCGAGTACATCGAGGCCCACCACGACGCATGGGTCACAGCACTGCTCTCGGACTCCAGTTCGGGGCTGCCGTAACGCTTTCCTGCCGGCGCCCGATCTAGCGGGTAGGGGGTAGGGGAATGACTGTGCTGCGGACGTTGCTTGCTGTGTT
This Kribbella sp. NBC_00482 DNA region includes the following protein-coding sequences:
- a CDS encoding phosphotransferase enzyme family protein; this encodes MSVEIMRPAGHHVGVEEVLTGGNVADRVVRIGATVRKPALVQTAGVEAVLTHLADFDGAPRTLGRDEEGRHVLEFIPGALADTLPPFSMDELARVGRMIRELHDAMESFRPPADTVWDAVVPDPAGGDLICHNDLAPWNLVRDGERWVFIDWDNAGPGSRLWDLGYAAHGFVPFVAKGNVVVDGPRLRALADGYGLDPEQRRAFPAQIAAHTRGMYDLLVHGHRTGEQPWARLYAEGHADHWGPTAEYIEAHHDAWVTALLSDSSSGLP